One genomic segment of Gopherus flavomarginatus isolate rGopFla2 chromosome 11, rGopFla2.mat.asm, whole genome shotgun sequence includes these proteins:
- the ADNP gene encoding activity-dependent neuroprotector homeobox protein isoform X2, giving the protein MSLRHPSTINFGETMFQLPVNNLGSLRKARKTVKKILSDIGLEYCKEHIEDFKQFEPNDFYLKNTTWEDVGLWDPSLTKNQDYRTKPFCCSACPFSSKFFSAYKSHFRNVHSEDFENRILLNCPYCTFNADKKTLETHIKIFHAPNANTPSGGISTFKDKNKHDSLKPKQADSVEQAVYYCKKCTYRDPLYEIVRKHIYREHFQHVASPYIAKAGEKSLNGAVPLSSSTREESSIHCKRCLFMPKSYEALVQHVIEDHERIGYQVTAMIGHTNVVVPRSKPLMLIAPKPQDKKPMGLPQRMGPLSPGNVRSLPSQQMMNRLTIPKPTLNSAGVNMMSNVHLQQNNYGVKSVPPSYVGQPGGRLNLSGNAPVSIPQQSQTMKPFSPSGNGRPYTLGGEQRSQTPARYSLQSANSSSLSSAQLKQTSLSQSQAASRVLGQSGSKPPVAATGPSAVNTSSTQKWKICTICNELFPENVYSVHFEKEHKAEKVPAVANYIMKIHNFTSKCLYCNRYLPTDTLLNHMLIHGLSCPYCRSTFNDVEKMAAHMRMVHVDEEMGPKTDSTLTFDLTLQQGSHTNIHLLVTTYNLRDAPAESVAYHAQNTPPVPPKPQPKIQEKADIPVKSSPQAAVPYKKDVGKTLCPLCFSILKGPISDALAHHLRERHQVIQTVHPVEKKLTYKCIHCLGVYTSNMTASTITLHLVHCRGVGKTQNGQDKANAPSRLNQSPAVAPVKRTYEHMEFSLMKKRKMDDDDSPSAFEEKPEEPVVLALDPKGHEDDSYEARKTFLTKYFNKQPYPSRREIEKLAASLWLWKSDIASHFSNKRKKCVRDCEKYKPGVLLGFNMKELNKVKHEMDFDAEWLFENHDEKNSRVNASKTVDKKINLEKDDESSSDSYENIEEESNESNSPFGQPISDVGRKTSIDSTIENPEDSISKETTDENPLRSPEKSDQKQEEGSKYEEIHSVKEPIKLVGDASDSEGDQDDAAEWKDGASQSESGPGSQQVSDFEDNTSEVKPEVWTDESSQSEDAGSSKPTAEIKGVASESDEEQSKWKNSSYGKVEEFWSKDQSQWKNASEVEESLSNQQMEWQNSTIDSEDGDQFDNVTDGVAEPMHSSLTGVELSSQQA; this is encoded by the exons AAACTATGTTCCAACTTCCTGTCAACAACCTTGGCAGTTTAAGAAAAGCCCggaaaactgtgaaaaaaatacttagtGACATTGGTTTGGAATACTGTAAAGAACATATAGAA GATTTTAAGCAGTTTGAACCTAATGACTTTTATTTGAAAAACACTACATGGGAAGATGTAGGATTGTGGGATCCTTCGCTTACAAAAAATCAG gACTATCGGACAAAACCTTTTTGCTGCAGTGCATGTCCATTTTCATCGAAGTTCTTTTCAGCCTATAAAAGTCACTTCCGGAATGTTCATAGTGAAGACTTTGAAAATAGGATTCTTCTTAATTGTCCCTACTGTACTTTCAATGCGGACAAAAAGACTTTGGAAACGcacattaaaatatttcatgCTCCAAATGCCAATACACCGAGTGGAGGCATCAGCACTTTTAAAGATAAAAACAAACATGATAGCCTTAAACCTAAGCAGGCTGACAGTGTAGAACAAGCTGTTTATTATTGTAAGAAGTGCACTTACCGAGATCCTCTATATGAAATAGTTAGAAAGCACATTTACAGGGAACATTTTCAGCATGTTGCTTCACCTTACATAGCAAAGGCAGGTGAAAAGTCACTCAATGGTGCAGTTCCCTTAAGTTCCAGTACCCGGGAGGAGAGTAGTATTCACTGCAAACGATGCCTTTTTATGCCGAAGTCATATGAAGCTTTAGTACAGCATGTTATTGAAGACCATGAACGTATAGGATATCAGGTTACAGCAATGATAGGGCACACTAATGTAGTGGTTCCAAGATCCAAACCTTTGATGTTAATAGCTCCAAAACCACAGGATAAAAAGCCTATGGGACTTCCTCAAAGGATGGGTCCCCTTTCCCCTGGAAATGTCCGATCTCTTCCATCACAGCAGATGATGAATCGACTCACTATACCAAAGCCTACATTAAATTCTGCAGGAGTGAATATGATGTCAAATGTTCACCTACAGCAGAACAATTATGGAGTCAAATCAGTACCACCAAGTTATGTTGGACAGCCGGGGGGAAGGCTAAACTTAAGTGGTAATGCACCTGTTTCTATTCCGCAACAGTCTCAAACAATGAAACCGTTTTCACCGAGTGGAAATGGAAGGCCTTATACCCTTGGAGGGGAGCAGAGATCTCAGACTCCAGCAAGGTACTCTCTTCAGTCTGCCAATTCCTCTTCTCTTTCATCAGCCCAGTTGAAACAAACGTCATTATCTCAGTCTCAGGCAGCATCAAGAGTATTAGGTCAGTCTGGCTCAAAGCCTCCTGTGGCTGCTACAGGCCCTTCTGCTGTCAATACTTCATCAACGCAAAAGTGGAAAATTTGTACAATCTGTAATGAGCTGTTTCCTGAAAatgtgtacagtgttcactttgaAAAGGAGCACAAGGCTGAAAAGGTGCCTGCAGTAGCTAACTATATAATGAAAATACACAATTTCACTAGCAAATGTTTATACTGTAATCGCTATTTACCCACTGATACCTTGCTTAATCATATGTTAATCCATGGACTGTCTTGTCCATACTGCCGTTCAACTTTCAATGATGTTGAAAAGATGGCTGCTCATATGCGAATGGTTCATGTTGATGAAGAAATGGGACCTAAAACTGATTCCACTTTAACCTTTGATTTGACATTGCAGCAGGGTAGTCACACTAATATACATCTACTTGTAACCACCTACAATCTGAGAGATGCCCCTGCTGAATCTGTAGCTTATCATGCTCAAAATACTCCTCCTGTTCCTCCAAAACCACAGCCCAAAATCCAGGAGAAGGCAGATATACCTGTGAAAAGTTCTCCTCAAGCAGCAGTCCCCTACAAAAAAGATGTGGGTAAAACCCTCTGCCCTCTCTGCTTTTCAATCCTAAAAGGACCCATATCTGATGCACTCGCACATCACTTAAGGGAGAGGCATCAAGTTATTCAAACAGTTCATCCAGTTGAGAAAAAGCTAACATATAAATGCATTCATTGTCTTGGTGTGTATACCAGTAATATGACTGCCTCAACTATAACGCTACACCTTGTTCACTGCAGAGGGGTTGGGAAGACCCAAAACGGCCAAGACAAAGCTAATGCACCATCTCGACTAAATCAGTCTCCAGCTGTAGCACCTGTGAAACGTACTTATGAACACATGGAATTCTCTctgatgaagaaaagaaaaatggatgATGATGACTCGCCATCTGCCTTTGAAGAGAAGCCTGAAGAACCTGTAGTTTTAGCGTTAGACCCTAAAGGTCACGAAGATGATTCTTATGAAGCCAGAAAAACATTTCttacaaaatatttcaataaacaACCTTATCCCAGTAGGAGAGAAATTGAAAAGTTGGCTGCCAGTTTATGGCTATGGAAATCAGATATTGCTTcacattttagcaacaaaagaaagaaatgtgTTAGAGATTGTGAAAAGTACAAGCCTGGTGTGCTGCTTGGTTTTAACATGAAAGAATTAAACAAAGTTAAACACGAAATGGATTTTGATGCTGAATGGCTGTTTGAAAATCATGATGAAAAGAATTCCAGAGTCAATGCTAGTAAAACTGTtgataaaaaaataaacctaGAAAAAGATGATGAAAGTTCTTCAGACAGTTATGAAAATATAGAAGAGGAATCTAATGAAAGCAATAGTCCATTTGGTCAACCAATTTCAGATGTTGGTCGTAAAACCTCTATTGATAGCACAATAGAGAATCCAGAAGACAGCATATCCAAGGAGACTACTGATGAAAATCCCTTACGGTCTCCAGAGAAATCAGACCAAAAACAGGAGGAAGGCTCAAAATATGAAGAGATTCATTCTGTCAAGGAACCAATTAAACTAGTAGGTGATGCCTCAGATAGTGAGGGTGATCAAGATGATGCTGCTGAATGGAAAGATGGAGCTTCGCAGTCTGAAAGTGGACCTGGCTCGCAGCAAGTTTCTGACTTTGAAGACAATACATCAGAGGTGAAACCAGAAGTTTGGACAGATGAATCATCTCAGAGCGAAGATGCTGGTAGTAGTAAACCAACTGCAGAAATAAAAGGGGTTGCATCTGAAAGTGATGAAGAGCAATCAAAATGGAAGAATAGTTCCTATGGAAAAGTAGAAGAATTTTGGTCTAAGGACCAGTCACAATGGAAAAATGCATCAGAAGTTGAGGAGAGTTTGTCAAATCAACAGATGGAATGGCAGAATAGCACAATTGACAGCGAAGATGGAGATCAGTTTGACAATGTGACTGATGGTGTAGCAGAACCAATGCATAGCAGCTTAACTGGTGTAGAGTTGAGTAGCCAGCAAGCATAA
- the ADNP gene encoding activity-dependent neuroprotector homeobox protein isoform X1, with protein MSLRHPSTINFGGVVVEQDGTLHETNSVHGLHLHIKETMFQLPVNNLGSLRKARKTVKKILSDIGLEYCKEHIEDFKQFEPNDFYLKNTTWEDVGLWDPSLTKNQDYRTKPFCCSACPFSSKFFSAYKSHFRNVHSEDFENRILLNCPYCTFNADKKTLETHIKIFHAPNANTPSGGISTFKDKNKHDSLKPKQADSVEQAVYYCKKCTYRDPLYEIVRKHIYREHFQHVASPYIAKAGEKSLNGAVPLSSSTREESSIHCKRCLFMPKSYEALVQHVIEDHERIGYQVTAMIGHTNVVVPRSKPLMLIAPKPQDKKPMGLPQRMGPLSPGNVRSLPSQQMMNRLTIPKPTLNSAGVNMMSNVHLQQNNYGVKSVPPSYVGQPGGRLNLSGNAPVSIPQQSQTMKPFSPSGNGRPYTLGGEQRSQTPARYSLQSANSSSLSSAQLKQTSLSQSQAASRVLGQSGSKPPVAATGPSAVNTSSTQKWKICTICNELFPENVYSVHFEKEHKAEKVPAVANYIMKIHNFTSKCLYCNRYLPTDTLLNHMLIHGLSCPYCRSTFNDVEKMAAHMRMVHVDEEMGPKTDSTLTFDLTLQQGSHTNIHLLVTTYNLRDAPAESVAYHAQNTPPVPPKPQPKIQEKADIPVKSSPQAAVPYKKDVGKTLCPLCFSILKGPISDALAHHLRERHQVIQTVHPVEKKLTYKCIHCLGVYTSNMTASTITLHLVHCRGVGKTQNGQDKANAPSRLNQSPAVAPVKRTYEHMEFSLMKKRKMDDDDSPSAFEEKPEEPVVLALDPKGHEDDSYEARKTFLTKYFNKQPYPSRREIEKLAASLWLWKSDIASHFSNKRKKCVRDCEKYKPGVLLGFNMKELNKVKHEMDFDAEWLFENHDEKNSRVNASKTVDKKINLEKDDESSSDSYENIEEESNESNSPFGQPISDVGRKTSIDSTIENPEDSISKETTDENPLRSPEKSDQKQEEGSKYEEIHSVKEPIKLVGDASDSEGDQDDAAEWKDGASQSESGPGSQQVSDFEDNTSEVKPEVWTDESSQSEDAGSSKPTAEIKGVASESDEEQSKWKNSSYGKVEEFWSKDQSQWKNASEVEESLSNQQMEWQNSTIDSEDGDQFDNVTDGVAEPMHSSLTGVELSSQQA; from the exons GAGTGGTTGTGGAGCAAGATGGAACATTGCATGAGACCAATAGTGTCCATGGGCTGCACCTCCATATTAAAG AAACTATGTTCCAACTTCCTGTCAACAACCTTGGCAGTTTAAGAAAAGCCCggaaaactgtgaaaaaaatacttagtGACATTGGTTTGGAATACTGTAAAGAACATATAGAA GATTTTAAGCAGTTTGAACCTAATGACTTTTATTTGAAAAACACTACATGGGAAGATGTAGGATTGTGGGATCCTTCGCTTACAAAAAATCAG gACTATCGGACAAAACCTTTTTGCTGCAGTGCATGTCCATTTTCATCGAAGTTCTTTTCAGCCTATAAAAGTCACTTCCGGAATGTTCATAGTGAAGACTTTGAAAATAGGATTCTTCTTAATTGTCCCTACTGTACTTTCAATGCGGACAAAAAGACTTTGGAAACGcacattaaaatatttcatgCTCCAAATGCCAATACACCGAGTGGAGGCATCAGCACTTTTAAAGATAAAAACAAACATGATAGCCTTAAACCTAAGCAGGCTGACAGTGTAGAACAAGCTGTTTATTATTGTAAGAAGTGCACTTACCGAGATCCTCTATATGAAATAGTTAGAAAGCACATTTACAGGGAACATTTTCAGCATGTTGCTTCACCTTACATAGCAAAGGCAGGTGAAAAGTCACTCAATGGTGCAGTTCCCTTAAGTTCCAGTACCCGGGAGGAGAGTAGTATTCACTGCAAACGATGCCTTTTTATGCCGAAGTCATATGAAGCTTTAGTACAGCATGTTATTGAAGACCATGAACGTATAGGATATCAGGTTACAGCAATGATAGGGCACACTAATGTAGTGGTTCCAAGATCCAAACCTTTGATGTTAATAGCTCCAAAACCACAGGATAAAAAGCCTATGGGACTTCCTCAAAGGATGGGTCCCCTTTCCCCTGGAAATGTCCGATCTCTTCCATCACAGCAGATGATGAATCGACTCACTATACCAAAGCCTACATTAAATTCTGCAGGAGTGAATATGATGTCAAATGTTCACCTACAGCAGAACAATTATGGAGTCAAATCAGTACCACCAAGTTATGTTGGACAGCCGGGGGGAAGGCTAAACTTAAGTGGTAATGCACCTGTTTCTATTCCGCAACAGTCTCAAACAATGAAACCGTTTTCACCGAGTGGAAATGGAAGGCCTTATACCCTTGGAGGGGAGCAGAGATCTCAGACTCCAGCAAGGTACTCTCTTCAGTCTGCCAATTCCTCTTCTCTTTCATCAGCCCAGTTGAAACAAACGTCATTATCTCAGTCTCAGGCAGCATCAAGAGTATTAGGTCAGTCTGGCTCAAAGCCTCCTGTGGCTGCTACAGGCCCTTCTGCTGTCAATACTTCATCAACGCAAAAGTGGAAAATTTGTACAATCTGTAATGAGCTGTTTCCTGAAAatgtgtacagtgttcactttgaAAAGGAGCACAAGGCTGAAAAGGTGCCTGCAGTAGCTAACTATATAATGAAAATACACAATTTCACTAGCAAATGTTTATACTGTAATCGCTATTTACCCACTGATACCTTGCTTAATCATATGTTAATCCATGGACTGTCTTGTCCATACTGCCGTTCAACTTTCAATGATGTTGAAAAGATGGCTGCTCATATGCGAATGGTTCATGTTGATGAAGAAATGGGACCTAAAACTGATTCCACTTTAACCTTTGATTTGACATTGCAGCAGGGTAGTCACACTAATATACATCTACTTGTAACCACCTACAATCTGAGAGATGCCCCTGCTGAATCTGTAGCTTATCATGCTCAAAATACTCCTCCTGTTCCTCCAAAACCACAGCCCAAAATCCAGGAGAAGGCAGATATACCTGTGAAAAGTTCTCCTCAAGCAGCAGTCCCCTACAAAAAAGATGTGGGTAAAACCCTCTGCCCTCTCTGCTTTTCAATCCTAAAAGGACCCATATCTGATGCACTCGCACATCACTTAAGGGAGAGGCATCAAGTTATTCAAACAGTTCATCCAGTTGAGAAAAAGCTAACATATAAATGCATTCATTGTCTTGGTGTGTATACCAGTAATATGACTGCCTCAACTATAACGCTACACCTTGTTCACTGCAGAGGGGTTGGGAAGACCCAAAACGGCCAAGACAAAGCTAATGCACCATCTCGACTAAATCAGTCTCCAGCTGTAGCACCTGTGAAACGTACTTATGAACACATGGAATTCTCTctgatgaagaaaagaaaaatggatgATGATGACTCGCCATCTGCCTTTGAAGAGAAGCCTGAAGAACCTGTAGTTTTAGCGTTAGACCCTAAAGGTCACGAAGATGATTCTTATGAAGCCAGAAAAACATTTCttacaaaatatttcaataaacaACCTTATCCCAGTAGGAGAGAAATTGAAAAGTTGGCTGCCAGTTTATGGCTATGGAAATCAGATATTGCTTcacattttagcaacaaaagaaagaaatgtgTTAGAGATTGTGAAAAGTACAAGCCTGGTGTGCTGCTTGGTTTTAACATGAAAGAATTAAACAAAGTTAAACACGAAATGGATTTTGATGCTGAATGGCTGTTTGAAAATCATGATGAAAAGAATTCCAGAGTCAATGCTAGTAAAACTGTtgataaaaaaataaacctaGAAAAAGATGATGAAAGTTCTTCAGACAGTTATGAAAATATAGAAGAGGAATCTAATGAAAGCAATAGTCCATTTGGTCAACCAATTTCAGATGTTGGTCGTAAAACCTCTATTGATAGCACAATAGAGAATCCAGAAGACAGCATATCCAAGGAGACTACTGATGAAAATCCCTTACGGTCTCCAGAGAAATCAGACCAAAAACAGGAGGAAGGCTCAAAATATGAAGAGATTCATTCTGTCAAGGAACCAATTAAACTAGTAGGTGATGCCTCAGATAGTGAGGGTGATCAAGATGATGCTGCTGAATGGAAAGATGGAGCTTCGCAGTCTGAAAGTGGACCTGGCTCGCAGCAAGTTTCTGACTTTGAAGACAATACATCAGAGGTGAAACCAGAAGTTTGGACAGATGAATCATCTCAGAGCGAAGATGCTGGTAGTAGTAAACCAACTGCAGAAATAAAAGGGGTTGCATCTGAAAGTGATGAAGAGCAATCAAAATGGAAGAATAGTTCCTATGGAAAAGTAGAAGAATTTTGGTCTAAGGACCAGTCACAATGGAAAAATGCATCAGAAGTTGAGGAGAGTTTGTCAAATCAACAGATGGAATGGCAGAATAGCACAATTGACAGCGAAGATGGAGATCAGTTTGACAATGTGACTGATGGTGTAGCAGAACCAATGCATAGCAGCTTAACTGGTGTAGAGTTGAGTAGCCAGCAAGCATAA
- the ADNP gene encoding activity-dependent neuroprotector homeobox protein isoform X3: MFQLPVNNLGSLRKARKTVKKILSDIGLEYCKEHIEDFKQFEPNDFYLKNTTWEDVGLWDPSLTKNQDYRTKPFCCSACPFSSKFFSAYKSHFRNVHSEDFENRILLNCPYCTFNADKKTLETHIKIFHAPNANTPSGGISTFKDKNKHDSLKPKQADSVEQAVYYCKKCTYRDPLYEIVRKHIYREHFQHVASPYIAKAGEKSLNGAVPLSSSTREESSIHCKRCLFMPKSYEALVQHVIEDHERIGYQVTAMIGHTNVVVPRSKPLMLIAPKPQDKKPMGLPQRMGPLSPGNVRSLPSQQMMNRLTIPKPTLNSAGVNMMSNVHLQQNNYGVKSVPPSYVGQPGGRLNLSGNAPVSIPQQSQTMKPFSPSGNGRPYTLGGEQRSQTPARYSLQSANSSSLSSAQLKQTSLSQSQAASRVLGQSGSKPPVAATGPSAVNTSSTQKWKICTICNELFPENVYSVHFEKEHKAEKVPAVANYIMKIHNFTSKCLYCNRYLPTDTLLNHMLIHGLSCPYCRSTFNDVEKMAAHMRMVHVDEEMGPKTDSTLTFDLTLQQGSHTNIHLLVTTYNLRDAPAESVAYHAQNTPPVPPKPQPKIQEKADIPVKSSPQAAVPYKKDVGKTLCPLCFSILKGPISDALAHHLRERHQVIQTVHPVEKKLTYKCIHCLGVYTSNMTASTITLHLVHCRGVGKTQNGQDKANAPSRLNQSPAVAPVKRTYEHMEFSLMKKRKMDDDDSPSAFEEKPEEPVVLALDPKGHEDDSYEARKTFLTKYFNKQPYPSRREIEKLAASLWLWKSDIASHFSNKRKKCVRDCEKYKPGVLLGFNMKELNKVKHEMDFDAEWLFENHDEKNSRVNASKTVDKKINLEKDDESSSDSYENIEEESNESNSPFGQPISDVGRKTSIDSTIENPEDSISKETTDENPLRSPEKSDQKQEEGSKYEEIHSVKEPIKLVGDASDSEGDQDDAAEWKDGASQSESGPGSQQVSDFEDNTSEVKPEVWTDESSQSEDAGSSKPTAEIKGVASESDEEQSKWKNSSYGKVEEFWSKDQSQWKNASEVEESLSNQQMEWQNSTIDSEDGDQFDNVTDGVAEPMHSSLTGVELSSQQA; encoded by the exons ATGTTCCAACTTCCTGTCAACAACCTTGGCAGTTTAAGAAAAGCCCggaaaactgtgaaaaaaatacttagtGACATTGGTTTGGAATACTGTAAAGAACATATAGAA GATTTTAAGCAGTTTGAACCTAATGACTTTTATTTGAAAAACACTACATGGGAAGATGTAGGATTGTGGGATCCTTCGCTTACAAAAAATCAG gACTATCGGACAAAACCTTTTTGCTGCAGTGCATGTCCATTTTCATCGAAGTTCTTTTCAGCCTATAAAAGTCACTTCCGGAATGTTCATAGTGAAGACTTTGAAAATAGGATTCTTCTTAATTGTCCCTACTGTACTTTCAATGCGGACAAAAAGACTTTGGAAACGcacattaaaatatttcatgCTCCAAATGCCAATACACCGAGTGGAGGCATCAGCACTTTTAAAGATAAAAACAAACATGATAGCCTTAAACCTAAGCAGGCTGACAGTGTAGAACAAGCTGTTTATTATTGTAAGAAGTGCACTTACCGAGATCCTCTATATGAAATAGTTAGAAAGCACATTTACAGGGAACATTTTCAGCATGTTGCTTCACCTTACATAGCAAAGGCAGGTGAAAAGTCACTCAATGGTGCAGTTCCCTTAAGTTCCAGTACCCGGGAGGAGAGTAGTATTCACTGCAAACGATGCCTTTTTATGCCGAAGTCATATGAAGCTTTAGTACAGCATGTTATTGAAGACCATGAACGTATAGGATATCAGGTTACAGCAATGATAGGGCACACTAATGTAGTGGTTCCAAGATCCAAACCTTTGATGTTAATAGCTCCAAAACCACAGGATAAAAAGCCTATGGGACTTCCTCAAAGGATGGGTCCCCTTTCCCCTGGAAATGTCCGATCTCTTCCATCACAGCAGATGATGAATCGACTCACTATACCAAAGCCTACATTAAATTCTGCAGGAGTGAATATGATGTCAAATGTTCACCTACAGCAGAACAATTATGGAGTCAAATCAGTACCACCAAGTTATGTTGGACAGCCGGGGGGAAGGCTAAACTTAAGTGGTAATGCACCTGTTTCTATTCCGCAACAGTCTCAAACAATGAAACCGTTTTCACCGAGTGGAAATGGAAGGCCTTATACCCTTGGAGGGGAGCAGAGATCTCAGACTCCAGCAAGGTACTCTCTTCAGTCTGCCAATTCCTCTTCTCTTTCATCAGCCCAGTTGAAACAAACGTCATTATCTCAGTCTCAGGCAGCATCAAGAGTATTAGGTCAGTCTGGCTCAAAGCCTCCTGTGGCTGCTACAGGCCCTTCTGCTGTCAATACTTCATCAACGCAAAAGTGGAAAATTTGTACAATCTGTAATGAGCTGTTTCCTGAAAatgtgtacagtgttcactttgaAAAGGAGCACAAGGCTGAAAAGGTGCCTGCAGTAGCTAACTATATAATGAAAATACACAATTTCACTAGCAAATGTTTATACTGTAATCGCTATTTACCCACTGATACCTTGCTTAATCATATGTTAATCCATGGACTGTCTTGTCCATACTGCCGTTCAACTTTCAATGATGTTGAAAAGATGGCTGCTCATATGCGAATGGTTCATGTTGATGAAGAAATGGGACCTAAAACTGATTCCACTTTAACCTTTGATTTGACATTGCAGCAGGGTAGTCACACTAATATACATCTACTTGTAACCACCTACAATCTGAGAGATGCCCCTGCTGAATCTGTAGCTTATCATGCTCAAAATACTCCTCCTGTTCCTCCAAAACCACAGCCCAAAATCCAGGAGAAGGCAGATATACCTGTGAAAAGTTCTCCTCAAGCAGCAGTCCCCTACAAAAAAGATGTGGGTAAAACCCTCTGCCCTCTCTGCTTTTCAATCCTAAAAGGACCCATATCTGATGCACTCGCACATCACTTAAGGGAGAGGCATCAAGTTATTCAAACAGTTCATCCAGTTGAGAAAAAGCTAACATATAAATGCATTCATTGTCTTGGTGTGTATACCAGTAATATGACTGCCTCAACTATAACGCTACACCTTGTTCACTGCAGAGGGGTTGGGAAGACCCAAAACGGCCAAGACAAAGCTAATGCACCATCTCGACTAAATCAGTCTCCAGCTGTAGCACCTGTGAAACGTACTTATGAACACATGGAATTCTCTctgatgaagaaaagaaaaatggatgATGATGACTCGCCATCTGCCTTTGAAGAGAAGCCTGAAGAACCTGTAGTTTTAGCGTTAGACCCTAAAGGTCACGAAGATGATTCTTATGAAGCCAGAAAAACATTTCttacaaaatatttcaataaacaACCTTATCCCAGTAGGAGAGAAATTGAAAAGTTGGCTGCCAGTTTATGGCTATGGAAATCAGATATTGCTTcacattttagcaacaaaagaaagaaatgtgTTAGAGATTGTGAAAAGTACAAGCCTGGTGTGCTGCTTGGTTTTAACATGAAAGAATTAAACAAAGTTAAACACGAAATGGATTTTGATGCTGAATGGCTGTTTGAAAATCATGATGAAAAGAATTCCAGAGTCAATGCTAGTAAAACTGTtgataaaaaaataaacctaGAAAAAGATGATGAAAGTTCTTCAGACAGTTATGAAAATATAGAAGAGGAATCTAATGAAAGCAATAGTCCATTTGGTCAACCAATTTCAGATGTTGGTCGTAAAACCTCTATTGATAGCACAATAGAGAATCCAGAAGACAGCATATCCAAGGAGACTACTGATGAAAATCCCTTACGGTCTCCAGAGAAATCAGACCAAAAACAGGAGGAAGGCTCAAAATATGAAGAGATTCATTCTGTCAAGGAACCAATTAAACTAGTAGGTGATGCCTCAGATAGTGAGGGTGATCAAGATGATGCTGCTGAATGGAAAGATGGAGCTTCGCAGTCTGAAAGTGGACCTGGCTCGCAGCAAGTTTCTGACTTTGAAGACAATACATCAGAGGTGAAACCAGAAGTTTGGACAGATGAATCATCTCAGAGCGAAGATGCTGGTAGTAGTAAACCAACTGCAGAAATAAAAGGGGTTGCATCTGAAAGTGATGAAGAGCAATCAAAATGGAAGAATAGTTCCTATGGAAAAGTAGAAGAATTTTGGTCTAAGGACCAGTCACAATGGAAAAATGCATCAGAAGTTGAGGAGAGTTTGTCAAATCAACAGATGGAATGGCAGAATAGCACAATTGACAGCGAAGATGGAGATCAGTTTGACAATGTGACTGATGGTGTAGCAGAACCAATGCATAGCAGCTTAACTGGTGTAGAGTTGAGTAGCCAGCAAGCATAA